The Metabacillus schmidteae genome has a segment encoding these proteins:
- a CDS encoding AraC family transcriptional regulator produces the protein MTDTIYKNQVELAKILEKYSEHDGAHVTTIPSLFFLRRSNVTDLSHSVYNPCICIIVQGAKELFLAQECFRYGPSDYLLASVNLPVSGQVTEASPDVPYLALKLEFTPSQILEVIREFKIQGIKKENAKRGMYVSPIDSSMLDAVLRLTSLLENPDDIPILAPLYMKEILYRVLQGPHGRSVEQIAIEGSSTYLIRDVIEQIINNYDRSIRIEDLAQKANMSVSTLHRHFKVVTAMSPIQFQKQLRLQKARQLLFTESKDAADVAFTVGYESPSQFSREYSRMFGLPPIEDINRLKATYI, from the coding sequence ATGACTGATACAATCTATAAAAATCAGGTTGAGCTTGCCAAAATATTAGAGAAATATTCAGAACATGATGGTGCTCATGTAACAACGATTCCGTCTTTATTTTTTCTGCGCCGTTCCAATGTTACTGATTTAAGTCACAGCGTTTATAATCCATGCATATGCATTATTGTTCAGGGTGCAAAGGAGCTTTTCCTTGCACAGGAGTGCTTTAGATACGGTCCTAGTGATTATCTTTTAGCATCAGTTAATCTCCCTGTTTCAGGACAAGTGACGGAGGCCTCTCCTGACGTTCCGTACTTGGCGCTCAAACTTGAATTCACACCAAGTCAAATACTAGAAGTAATACGCGAATTTAAAATTCAAGGGATAAAAAAAGAAAATGCTAAGCGTGGTATGTATGTGAGCCCAATCGATTCATCGATGTTAGACGCGGTATTGAGGTTAACGAGTTTGCTAGAAAATCCTGACGATATTCCTATACTTGCACCATTATATATGAAGGAAATTCTCTATAGGGTTTTGCAAGGTCCGCATGGGCGTTCGGTGGAACAAATCGCAATTGAAGGAAGCTCTACCTATCTTATTAGAGACGTTATCGAACAGATTATTAATAACTATGATCGCTCTATTCGAATAGAGGATCTTGCACAAAAAGCAAATATGAGTGTTTCTACGCTACATCGTCATTTTAAGGTGGTAACCGCTATGAGCCCAATTCAATTTCAAAAACAACTAAGATTACAAAAAGCGAGGCAATTGTTATTTACTGAGTCAAAAGATGCCGCAGATGTCGCATTCACAGTAGGTTATGAAAGTCCCTCGCAATTCAGCCGTGAATATTCCCGAATGTTTGGTTTACCGCCAATTGAAGATATTAACCGCTTAAAAGCAACTTA